A region of Saccharomyces kudriavzevii IFO 1802 strain IFO1802 genome assembly, chromosome: 14 DNA encodes the following proteins:
- the IBD2 gene encoding Ibd2p (similar to Saccharomyces cerevisiae IBD2 (YNL164C); ancestral locus Anc_2.91), whose amino-acid sequence MTSTNQNGTTNASVEVVSEDGSMPINVMMQEGVKALTKILSNQLQDRQAFQNAPHAMQFVIRNGGKALSSTRLEELRDAIPKMDSLSLEDELAKIDNQSIYHVDSAEDKETFGRKIGQITTTNNADFIMDQDLQKILDNDLRDPELNLNGEEAEIIFDYESQELDTPDGIGEKISQMIESVLPGGFGNEEQGRMRAVMNIDELDVEEEVAEIDRDIIDTARLHGDSQHSVLSKNHSRSKHSRKNGHGRRHDFYDESRDHKSCCPHHHYENLSKLRNYYYHDFEYISKTENRAPDFSVLVNESKPMCLFCEYYMVFGEPPRNMIKWYNRTFGYKCMPNPPRDEQDSRKRSR is encoded by the coding sequence ATGACATCAACAAACCAAAATGGAACAACTAATGCATCTGTAGAAGTCGTTTCTGAAGATGGTTCCATGCCAATAAATGTGATGATGCAGGAAGGTGTAAAAGCATTGACTAAAATTCTTTCTAATCAGCTACAGGACAGACAAGCTTTCCAAAACGCTCCCCATGCTATGCAATTTGTTATAAGAAATGGTGGGAAAGCATTATCAAGTACACGACTGGAAGAGCTTAGAGATGCAATTCCTAAGATGGATTCGTTGAGTTTAGAAGATGAACTTGCAAAAATAGATAATCAAAGTATTTATCATGTTGATTCTGCAGAAGATAAGGAGACTTTCGGAAGGAAAATAGGTCAAATTACTACTACAAATAATGCAGACTTTATAATGGACCAGGACTTGCAGAAAATTCTTGATAATGATCTCAGGGATCCGGAACTCAATTTGAATGGTGAAGAGGCCgaaataatttttgattaCGAAAGCCAAGAACTGGATACGCCAGACGGTATAGGGGAGAAGATTTCCCAAATGATAGAATCAGTGTTACCAGGAGGGTTTGGTAATGAAGAACAGGGGAGAATGCGCGCTGTAATGAATATAGATGAATTGGATGTTGAGGAAGAAGTTGCCGAAATTGATCGCGATATTATAGATACAGCTCGTTTGCATGGAGATAGTCAACACTCTGtcctttcaaaaaatcatagCAGGTCAAAGCACTCAAGGAAGAATGGACATGGGAGGCGACATGACTTTTATGATGAATCCAGAGACCATAAGAGTTGTTGCCCGCACCATCATTATGAAAACTTATCAAAATTAAGAAACTACTACTATCACGATTTCGAATATATATCTAAGACGGAAAATCGTGCTCCAGATTTTTCAGTCTTAGTTAACGAATCAAAACCTATGTGTTTATTTTGTGAGTACTACATGGTATTTGGTGAGCCGCCGCGGAATATGATAAAGTGGTACAATCGTACATTCGGTTATAAATGTATGCCCAATCCACCAAGAGATGAACAAGATAGTAGGAAAAGGAGTAGATAG
- the RIA1 gene encoding GTPase RIA1 (similar to Saccharomyces cerevisiae RIA1 (YNL163C); ancestral locus Anc_2.92) gives MPRVESETYKRLQNDPSCVRNICIVAHVDHGKTSLSDSLLASNGIISQRLAGKIRFLDARPDEQLRGITMESSAISLYFRVLHKQEGSDKPLVNEHLINLIDSPGHIDFSSEVSAASRLCDGAVVLVDVVEGVCSQTITVLRQCWTEKLRPILVLNKIDRLIIELQLTPQEAYIHLSKVIEQVNSVIGSFFANERQLDDLSWREQLEQNENAEYVEKDDSGIYFNPTDNNVIFASAVDGWGFNIGQLAKFYEQKLGARRENLQKVLWGDFYMDPKTKKIVNTKGLKGRSLKPLFTSLILENIWKIYQNIIMSRDSEMVEKIAKTLNIKLLPRDLRSKDDKQLLRNIMGQWLPVSTAVLLTVIEKLPSPLESQTDRLDTILASGADTAAMDSNLLEAMKVCNREGPVSAYVSKMLSIPMEELPVESSRAVSSDDLMERSRKAREEALNAAKHAGMVENMAIMSSNDNLKDTTDFYKRAKDTVMTPEVGEYIKSKPSVSNDVFSVVTQPSPALDLGFEYEEGDDTDIQDDVGLEFVPTDIDTNDPLSSMFEYEEEGSFPNNTQQTPEYVHDEEDDIFDEKEESLVAFARIYSGTLKVGQEISVLGPKYDPKRPDEHIETAVVTHLYLFMGKELVPLDVCPSGNIVGIRGLAGKVLKSGTLIEKGVQGVNLAGVNFHSTPIVRVAIEPANPVEMNKLVRGLKLLDQADPCVHTYVENTGEHILCTAGELHLERCLKDLTERFAGIEITHSEPAIPYRETFLSVPDMNPSKNAQLGRGVHELLLNQYKITFRTVPLSDKITTFLSQHQNSIKNILRASTSNIEPIIETTGGALLDNNSFLTALEEVVSQDEKSRELLSGFKTSLASLGPNRVGCNILLSNNNLLGSLFEGTSATFGYSDSIKNGFQLAVSEGPLANEPVHGMCVIVESVHEMSQNEIDAIEDPRYQQHIVDLSGRLITSTRDAIHEAFLDWSPRIMWAIYSCDIQTSVDVLGKVYAVILQRQGKIISEEMKEGTPFFQIEAHVPVVEAFGLSEDIRKRTSGAAQPQLVFSGFECIDLDPFWVPTTEEELEELGDTADRENIARKHMNAIRRRKGLFIEEKVVENAEKQRTLKKN, from the coding sequence ATGCCTAGAGTTGAATCAGAGACTTACAAACGTTTACAAAATGACCCTTCCTGCGTAAGAAATATCTGCATTGTTGCGCATGTTGATCACGGTAAAACTTCCCTTTCAGACTCTCTTTTGGCCTCAAATGGTATTATATCACAAAGACTGGCCGGTAAGATCCGATTTCTAGATGCTAGACCTGACGAACAATTGCGTGGTATCACAATGGAATCATCAGCCATATCTCTTTATTTTAGGGTATTGCATAAACAAGAAGGTTCCGATAAGCCTCTAGTAAACGAGCATCTGATAAACTTAATTGATTCACCAGGTCATATTGACTTCTCGAGTGAAGTTAGTGCTGCTTCTAGGTTATGTGATGGGGCTGTTGTACTAGTAGACGTTGTCGAAGGAGTATGTTCGCAAACAATCACCGTGCTGAGGCAATGTTGGACCGAAAAATTGAGGCCCATCCTAGTGTTGAATAAAATTGATAGATTGATAATTGAGTTACAACTTACCCCTCAAGAAGCTTATATCCATTTATCAAAAGTCATTGAACAAGTTAACTCAGTTATCGGGTCTTTCTTCGCAAATGAAAGGCAACTGGATGACTTGTCCTGGAGGGAACAATTagaacaaaatgaaaacgcTGAATATGTTGAAAAGGACGATTCAGGAATTTACTTTAATCCTACTGATAACAACGTTATTTTTGCCTCCGCCGTAGATGGTTGGGGTTTTAACATCGGTCAATTGGCCAAGTTTTATGAGCAAAAGTTAGGTGCTAGGAGGGAAAATCTACAGAAAGTTTTATGGGGTGATTTCTATATGGATCccaaaacaaagaaaattgtcAACACTAAAGGCCTGAAAGGAAGATCTTTAAAGCCTCTTTTTACGTCATTGATCCTCGAAAACATATGGAAAATTTACCAAAATATAATCATGTCAAGAGACTCTGAAatggttgaaaaaatagcaAAAACCTTAAACATCAAACTTCTTCCACGTGATTTAAGGTCAAAGGATGACAAACAACTACTAAGAAATATCATGGGCCAGTGGCTACCCGTCAGTACAGCAGTGTTACTAACAGTTATCGAAAAATTACCCTCACCTTTGGAATCACAAACGGATCGTTTGGATACTATTCTTGCATCTGGAGCAGACACAGCGGCCATGGATTCAAACCTGTTAGAAGCGATGAAAGTATGCAACAGAGAAGGACCAGTAAGTGCTTATGTTTCTAAGATGCTTTCAATTCCGATGGAGGAATTACCTGTAGAATCTAGTAGGGCAGTCTCATCAGATGACTTGATGGAGAGAAGTAGGAAAGCACGTGAAGAAGCACTTAATGCTGCAAAACATGCTGGTATGGTTGAAAATATGGCAATTATGAGTTCGAATGATAATCTCAAAGATACAACTGATTTTTATAAAAGGGCAAAGGATACCGTCATGACCCCAGAAGTGGGAGAGTACATCAAGTCAAAACCCTCGGTAAGTAACGATGTCTTCAGTGTTGTAACACAACCTTCTCCGGCCTTGGATTTAGGCTTTGAGTACGAAGAAGGTGATGATACAGATATTCAAGATGATGTCGGTTTAGAATTCGTACCAACCGATATAGATACAAATGATCCTCTAAGTTCGATGTTTGAATACGAGGAAGAAGGTTCGTTTCCAAACAACACCCAACAAACACCAGAATATGTAcatgatgaagaggatgatATCTTTgacgaaaaggaagaatCGCTGGTGGCATTTGCAAGGATATACAGCGGCACATTAAAAGTTGGCCAGGAAATTTCGGTATTGGGCCCCAAATATGATCCAAAACGTCCTGACGAACACATTGAAACTGCAGTAGTTACTCATTTGTACTTGTTCATGGGTAAGGAACTGGTTCCTTTGGATGTTTGTCCATCGGGAAATATAGTTGGTATTCGTGGTTTAGCCGGCAAAGTTTTAAAGAGTGGTACTTTGATAGAAAAGGGCGTGCAAGGTGTGAATTTAGCGGGCGTTAATTTTCATTCTACTCCCATCGTTCGTGTTGCTATAGAGCCGGCAAATCCTGTTGAAATGAACAAATTGGTACGAGGACTGAAATTGTTAGATCAAGCGGATCCTTGCGTACACACATACGTTGAAAATACTGGTGAACATATTCTATGTACGGCCGGTGAATTACACTTGGAAAGATGTCTAAAAGATCTAACAGAAAGATTTGCAGGAATTGAAATTACACATTCCGAACCTGCCATCCCGTATAGAGAAACCTTCTTGTCAGTTCCAGACATGAATCCATCAAAGAACGCCCAACTGGGAAGGGGCGTTCATGAATTACTATTGAATCAATACAAGATTACGTTTAGAACAGTCCCACTAAGTGATAAAATTACAACATTTTTATCACAGCATCAAAATAGCATTAAAAACATTTTGAGAGCCTCCACTTCAAATATTGAACCCATCATCGAAACGACTGGAGGTGCCCTTCTGGACAATAACTCGTTTCTAACCGCTCTTGAAGAGGTTGTATCTCAAGACGAAAAGAGCAGAGAATTACTGAGTGGGTTTAAGACAAGCTTGGCAAGTTTGGGACCGAATAGAGTTGGTTGTAACATTTTGCTGTCAAACAATAATCTTCTTGGTAGTTTATTCGAAGGCACCTCAGCAACTTTTGGATATTCAGACTCTATTAAAAATGGTTTCCAGCTGGCTGTTAGCGAAGGACCCTTAGCAAATGAGCCCGTCCATGGAATGTGTGTAATTGTTGAGAGCGTTCATGAAATGTCACAAAACGAAATTGATGCTATTGAGGACCCACGCTATCAGCAACATATTGTGGACCTATCAGGCAGGTTGATAACATCCACAAGGGATGCTATACATGAGGCTTTCCTAGATTGGTCGCCAAGAATTATGTGGGCCATCTACTCATGCGATATACAGACCTCTGTTGATGTTCTGGGGAAAGTTTATGCAGTTATTCTACAAAGACAAGGTAAAATCATTtctgaagaaatgaaagaagGTACtccattctttcaaatcgaGGCGCACGTGCCCGTTGTGGAAGCATTCGGTTTGAGTGAGGACATCCGTAAAAGAACTTCCGGTGCAGCACAACCACAATTGGTGTTTTCTGGATTTGAATGCATCGATTTAGATCCGTTCTGGGTTCCAACCACTGAAGAAGAGTTGGAGGAACTAGGAGATACGGCAGATAGGGAGAATATTGCTCGTAAGCATATGAATGCCATTAGAAGGAGAAAAGGTTTGTTTATTGAGGAGaaagttgttgaaaatgCTGAAAAACAGCGTAccttgaagaagaattga
- the SKDI14G1610 gene encoding uncharacterized protein (similar to Saccharomyces cerevisiae YNL162W-A; ancestral locus Anc_2.93), translating into MPSKPESQVVCPDCNEKLKKCLIQQNYAIIICPSPTCGYPFNQRDVLENLTYVDDNDVLKVAKKRLSTRTKP; encoded by the coding sequence ATGCCTAGTAAGCCTGAGTCCCAAGTGGTTTGCCCAGACTGTAATgagaaattaaaaaaatgtttaATACAGCAGAATTACGCCATTATCATATGTCCCAGCCCCACCTGTGGCTATCCTTTCAACCAACGGGACGTGCTCGAGAACTTAACGTACGTAGACGATAATGACGTGTTGAAAgttgcaaagaaaagactGTCCACACGAACCAAACCATGA
- the RPL42A gene encoding 60S ribosomal protein eL42 (similar to Saccharomyces cerevisiae RPL42B (YHR141C) and RPL42A (YNL162W); ancestral locus Anc_2.95), with translation MVNVPKTRKTYCKGKTCRKHTQHKVTQYKAGKASLFAQGKRRYDRKQSGFGGQTKPVFHKKAKTTKKVVLRLECVKCKTRAQLTLKRCKHFELGGEKKQKGQALQF, from the exons ATGG TTAACGTTCCAAAGACCAGAAAGACCTACTGTAAGGGTAAGACCTGTCGTAAGCACACGCAACACAAGGTTACTCAATACAAAGCTGGTAAAGCCTCCTTATTCGCCCAAGGTAAGAGACGTTATGACCGTAAACAATCCGGTTTCGGTGGTCAAACCAAGCCTGTTTTCCACAAGAAGGCTAAGACTACCAAGAAGGTTGTTTTGAGATTGGAATGTGTCAAGTGTAAGACCAGAGCTCAATTGACCTTAAAGAGATGTAAGCATTTCGAATTGGGTGGtgaaaagaagcaaaaggGTCAAGCTTTGCAATTCTGA
- the CBK1 gene encoding serine/threonine protein kinase CBK1 (similar to Saccharomyces cerevisiae CBK1 (YNL161W); ancestral locus Anc_2.96), whose translation MYSSNSNHNGSASPSGQSYYMSQQQDQQHQQQYANEMNPYQQISRPPAAGFSSNYMKEQGSHQSLQEHLQRETGNIGSGFTDIPALNYPATPPPHNNYTAPNQMINTPPPSMGGLYRHNNNSQSLVQNSSGGGNAQLAQLSPGQFSVESEYNQNQNGSSSSSPFHQPQTVRSNGSYSSGPRSMKSFQRLQQEQESAQFQQLPPVQQQNSRQQQQQQQQFQQQQQQQQQQQQQQQQQQQQQSPIQSGLKNGTISNYMYFERRPDLLTKGTQDKAAAVKLKIENFYQSSVKYAIERNERRVELETELTSHNWSEERKSRQLSSLGQKESQFLRLRRTRLSLEDFHTVKVIGKGAFGEVRLVQKRDTGKIYAMKTLLKSEMYKKDQLAHVKAERDVLAGSDSPWVVSLYYSFQDAQYLYLIMEFLPGGDLMTMLIRWQLFTEDVTRFYMAECILAIETIHKLGFIHRDIKPDNILIDIRGHVKLSDFGLSTGFHKTHDSNYYKKLLQQDEANNGIPKPGTYNANTNDAASKRQTMVVDSISLTMSNRQQIQTWRKSRRLMAYSTVGTPDYIAPEIFLYQGYGQECDWWSLGAIMYECLIGWPPFCSETPQETYRKIMNFEQTLQFPDDIHISYEAEDLIRRLLTHSDQRLGRHGGADEIKSHPFFRGVDWNTIRQVEAPYIPKLSSVTDTRFFPTDELENVPDSPAMAQAAKQREQMTKQGGSAPAKEDLPFIGYTYSRFDYLTRKNAL comes from the coding sequence ATGTATAGTAGTAACAGCAATCACAATGGGAGCGCATCTCCTTCAGGACAAAGCTATTACATGTCCCAGCAACAAGACCAACAGCATCAACAACAGTACGCTAATGAAATGAACCCGTATCAGCAAATATCTAGACCGCCTGCCGCAGGATTCAGTAGTAACTACATGAAGGAACAGGGTTCTCACCAATCATTGCAAGAGCATTTACAACGTGAAACTGGCAATATCGGCAGTGGTTTCACTGACATTCCAGCTCTAAATTATCCTGCAACACCACCACCACATAATAACTACACAGCGCCAAACCAGATGATCAATACGCCACCACCGTCAATGGGTGGCCTTTATAGGCATAACAATAACTCACAAAGCCTGGTTCAAAATAGTAGTGGGGGTGGGAACGCCCAACTAGCCCAATTGTCTCCAGGCCAATTTTCTGTAGAGTCTGAGTACaaccaaaatcaaaacgGTAGCTCGTCTAGTAGTCCGTTCCATCAACCGCAGACCGTACGGAGCAATGGATCATATTCAAGCGGGCCAAGAAGCATGAAAAGCTTCCAAAGGTTACAGCAAGAACAGGAGAGTGCTCAATTTCAACAGCTTCCCCCAGTGCAGCAGCAAAATTCCCgtcagcagcaacagcaacaacaacaatttcagcagcaacagcaacaacaacaacaacaacaacaacaacaacaacaacaacaacaacaacaatcaCCCATTCAAAGTGGCCTGAAGAATGGCACCATATCAAACTACATGTACTTCGAAAGACGGCCTGATCTGCTGACCAAAGGAACACAAGATAAAGCAGCAGCTgtgaagttgaaaattgaaaacttctACCAATCCTCTGTTAAGTATGCCATTGAAAGGAATGAAAGAAGGGTGGAGTTAGAAACAGAACTGACGTCCCATAATTGGTCagaggaaagaaaatccagACAGCTGAGCTCTTTGGGTCAAAAAGAATCCCAATTTTTAAGACTGCGCAGAACGAGATTATCGTTAGAGGATTTCCACACCGTAAAAGTCATCGGCAAAGGTGCATTTGGTGAGGTGAGACTTGTTCAAAAGAGAGACACTGGAAAAATATATGCAATGAAAACGTTATTGAAATCGGAGATGTACAAGAAGGACCAATTGGCACATGTGAAAGCTGAAAGGGATGTTCTTGCTGGCAGTGATTCTCCATGGGTAGTTTCACTGTATTATTCCTTCCAAGATGCTcagtatttatatttaaTCATGGAATTTTTACCTGGCGGTGACTTGATGACCATGTTAATCAGATGGCAACTATTCACGGAGGATGTAACCAGATTTTACATGGCTGAGTGTATCTTAGCCATTGAGACTATTCATAAATTAGGTTTTATTCACAGAGATATTAAACCGGATAATATTCTAATTGATATTAGAGGACATGTCAAATTATCTGATTTTGGATTATCTACAGGGTTCCATAAGACTCACGATTCAAACTATTATAAAAAGCTGTTGCAGCAAGATGAGGCGAACAATGGTATCCCTAAGCCAGGCACGTACAATGCAAATACAAATGATGCCGCAAGTAAAAGACAAACGATGGTTGTGGATTCTATCAGTTTGACGATGTCAAATAGACAACAAATACAAACATGGAGAAAATCGCGTCGGTTAATGGCGTATTCTACTGTGGGTACACCGGACTATATTGCGcctgaaattttcttgtatcAAGGTTATGGACAAGAGTGTGACTGGTGGTCGCTTGGAGCAATCATGTATGAATGTTTGATTGGTTGGCCCCCTTTTTGTTCCGAAACTCCACAAGAGACATACAGAAAAATCATGAACTTTGAACAAACTCTGCAATTCCCGGACGATATCCATATTTCTTACGAAGCGGAGGATTTGATCCGCCGTTTGTTAACGCATTCAGATCAAAGACTTGGTAGACATGGTGGTGCcgatgaaatcaaaagtCATCCATTCTTTCGGGGTGTTGATTGGAATACAATCAGACAAGTAGAAGCACCATATATACCAAAGCTGAGCTCCGTCACAGATACCAGGTTCTTCCCCACAGACGAGTTGGAAAATGTGCCAGATTCTCCAGCTATGGCCCAAGCCGCTAAACAAAGAGAACAAATGACAAAACAAGGCGGAAGTGCACCAGCCAAGGAAGATTTGCCATTTATTGGTTATACCTACTCCCGATTTGACTACTTGACAAGAAAGAACGCACTATAG
- the YGP1 gene encoding Ygp1p (similar to Saccharomyces cerevisiae SPS100 (YHR139C) and YGP1 (YNL160W); ancestral locus Anc_2.98), giving the protein MKLQVFLSAFLACSSAVVASPIENLFKHRAIKVYHSKGINSTLPIWNGSNVSNATYANSTNSTTNTTSSDNSQLQVIVTGGQVPITNSSLTHTNYTRLYNSSSALNITQLYNVARVVNETIQDKSSSGAVVVTNAKSLEALSFFFSIVFDTEKPIVVTQDSSYAIPVANDKKAAKRGVLSVTSDKLVYSGVFTPASACSYGAGLPVAIVDDQEEVKWFFDASKPTLVSSSSVIRKEYSNFTSPFGLLENGVPIVPIVYDGGYSTSLIESLSSAVQGLVVVSSGSTNSTSSTIESTEIPVVYAQANTPLNFIDNKDVPKNAVGAGYLSPIKAQILLSIAAVNGVTSKSALETIFP; this is encoded by the coding sequence ATGAAATTAcaagtttttttatctGCCTTTTTGGCATGTTCGTCCGCCGTCGTTGCAAGCCCAATCGAAAACCTATTCAAACATAGAGCTATCAAGGTTTATCACAGCAAAGGTATTAACTCCACTTTGCCAATCTGGAATGGTTCTAACGTCAGCAACGCAACTTATGCCAACAGCACAAACAGTACCACCAATACTACTAGTTCCGACAACAGCCAGCTACAAGTCATTGTAACAGGCGGTCAAGTGCCAATCACTAACAGCTCCTTGACGCACACAAACTACACTAGGCTATACAATAGCTCATCCGCCTTGAACATTACTCAATTGTACAATGTTGCTCGCGTTGTTAACGAAACTATCCAAGACAAGTCCTCCTCTGGTGCTGTTGTTGTCACCAATGCCAAGTCCTTGGAAGCcctctctttcttcttctccattGTCTTTGACACTGAGAAGCCAATTGTTGTGACTCAAGATTCCTCTTATGCCATTCCGGTGGCTAATGATAAGAAGGCCGCTAAGCGTGGTGTTTTGTCCGTTACTTCTGACAAATTGGTGTACTCCGGTGTCTTCACTCCAGCTTCCGCCTGTTCCTACGGCGCTGGCTTGCCAGTCGCTATCGTTGACGACCAAGAAGAAGTTAAATGGTTCTTCGATGCTTCAAAGCCAACTCTGGTTTCTTCTAGTTCCGTCATTAGAAAGGAATACAGTAACTTCACTTCCCCATTCGGTCTGCTAGAGAACGGTGTACCAATTGTTCCAATTGTATATGACGGTGGTTATTCCACCAGCCTAATTGAGTCTTTGAGCTCTGCCGTTCAAGGTTTAGTTGTAGTCTCTTCTGGTTCTACCAACTCTACTTCTTCCACCATTGAGAGTACTGAAATTCCAGTCGTCTACGCTCAAGCAAACACTCCATTAAACTTCATTGACAACAAGGATGTTCCAAAGAACGCTGTCGGTGCCGGTTACTTGTCTCCAATCAAGGCTCAAATTTTGTTGTCTATCGCAGCTGTTAATGGTGTCACCTCCAAGTCTGCTTTGGAAACCATTTTCCCATAA
- the ASI2 gene encoding Asi2p (similar to Saccharomyces cerevisiae ASI2 (YNL159C); ancestral locus Anc_2.112) codes for MPRHQHHRRSHQAERDDNDDYLFQRFLEESDTRLNRERSPVAEQSQQELQQDVRQAIDGIFNSLRRNVGTAPNANRTAPTVDASRPTSEGFNADIRRATNAGTPDSPFLARQQSPLRTFLRNLFILDYFIGLILFPFSVYNILRSGFNSMTFSENDFIIEIVGYWKFAKIFGSGGTTLIAYKDTGKLGLLGKFHNIIVFYSSPMIKYIMKSAGDNESKVSWLKLMFSKIFELFVKISTILIYLAYGVSGTIYMVTAGFFFVLCLLFTIVRRYKGVHRMLVSQRMTGPGVF; via the coding sequence ATGCCAAGACATCAGCATCATCGTCGCAGTCACCAGGCAGAAAgagatgataatgatgattatCTGTTTCAACGATTTCTGGAAGAATCGGACACCAGACTAAATAGAGAACGATCGCCTGTGGCAGAACAATCTCAACAAGAACTACAACAAGATGTACGGCAAGCAATTGATGGTATATTTAATTCCCTTAGAAGAAATGTGGGTACTGCCCCAAATGCAAACAGAACCGCTCCTACCGTGGACGCGAGCAGACCCACAAGTGAAGGATTCAATGCAGATATTAGAAGGGCCACCAACGCAGGCACACCCGATTCTCCGTTTTTGGCAAGGCAGCAGAGTCCTCTTAGAACCTTTCTGAGAAACCTGTTCATTCTAGATTACTTTATCGGACTAATATTATTCCCGTTTTCCGTGTATAACATATTAAGAAGTGGATTTAACTCAATGACATTTTCCGAGAACGATTTTATAATTGAAATTGTGGGATACTGGAAATTTGCTAAGATATTCGGTTCCGGTGGTACGACATTGATTGCATATAAAGATACAGGCAAATTAGGGTTGCTAGGTAAGTTTCATAACATCATCGTGTTTTATTCTTCACCGATGATAAAGTATATTATGAAAAGCGCAGGTGATAATGAATCTAAGGTAAGTTGGTTAAAATTgatgttttccaaaattttcgaaCTATTCGTCAAAATCTCCACCATTCTGATTTATTTAGCCTATGGTGTGAGCGGTACCATTTACATGGTTACTGCtggatttttctttgtattgTGTCTTTTGTTCACTATCGTCAGAAGATATAAGGGCGTTCATAGAATGCTGGTCAGCCAAAGGATGACAGGGCCAGGTGTGTTCTAA
- the PGA1 gene encoding Pga1p (similar to Saccharomyces cerevisiae PGA1 (YNL158W); ancestral locus Anc_2.111) has protein sequence MKVAQNQFVQWIIAFIVLCFGFVQANTESILYKVPHNFPLSKLRDRVASTNDVNFIPFISLLGEAMEQTTIKVNTTNLQLRNTTYIELTDLQADETYQIKVCWSAIHPISISNLQTVVIPRFTEFRGTTSDYARIVVMFQTLPDSYPSEHTMVPIQVSLITTRLSIPVDIYPILVVMVLLVTGLLVTRAPRVLNDVLLKF, from the coding sequence ATGAAGGTGGCTCAAAATCAATTTGTCCAGTGGATTATCGCGTTTATTGTACTTTGCTTTGGATTTGTACAAGCTAATACAGAATCGATCCTATATAAAGTCCCTCACAATTTCCCACTCTCCAAGTTGAGAGACAGAGTTGCCTCGACCAACGATGTTAACTTTATACCCTTCATATCACTACTAGGCGAAGCAATGGAGCAGACTACTATCAAAGTCAATACCACTAATCTGCAGTTGCGCAACACCACCTATATTGAATTAACTGACCTACAAGCAGATGAAACATACCAGATTAAAGTATGCTGGTCAGCTATACATCCAATTTCCATCAGCAATCTTCAAACTGTCGTAATACCGCGTTTCACTGAATTTCGAGGAACTACATCGGATTATGCGAGAATAGTAGTGATGTTCCAAACGTTGCCTGACTCATACCCCAGTGAGCACACTATGGTTCCAATACAAGTTTCATTGATCACTACCAGGCTATCTATCCCCGTAGACATCTATCCGATATTAGTTGTTATGGTGCTGTTGGTTACGGGCCTTCTTGTTACCCGGGCGCCGCGCGTGCTGAACGACGTCTTGCTGAAATTTTAG
- the IGO1 gene encoding phosphatase regulator (similar to Saccharomyces cerevisiae IGO2 (YHR132W-A) and IGO1 (YNL157W); ancestral locus Anc_2.109) produces MSNENVSPNSSNIDLCKLTNDEGEIIDTSKFSPNEMKLFKMYGKLPSKKDIFKHTMQKRKYFDSGDYALQKAGIQNNDPVNYGKNNLPLTNPSKLREDIIKRRISTCPSTASTAGVVDNATLIQKEGSISSGPPSSNNGGIGGSSTSSTPTGNHSSSSSSLHAGSPIR; encoded by the coding sequence ATGTCGAATGAAAACGTATCTCCTAATAGTAGCAACATCGATTTATGTAAATTGACTAACGATGAAGGCGAAATCATTGATACAAGCAAATTCTCGCCCAACGAAatgaaacttttcaaaatgtaTGGGAAGTTACCGTCAAAAAAAGACATTTTCAAGCATACCATgcaaaagaggaaatattttgatagTGGTGATTACGCTTTGCAAAAAGCCGGTATACAAAACAATGACCCAGTGAATTACGGGAAAAACAATTTACCATTGACTAATCCTAGTAAACTACGAGAAGAtattataaaaagaaggataAGCACTTGCCCATCGACTGCTTCTACTGCTGGGGTAGTAGACAATGCCACTTTGATACAGAAGGAGGGAAGTATATCTAGTGGGCCACCATCATCTAATAACGGTGGTATTGGAGGTAGTAGTACGAGTTCAACTCCAACTGGCAATCATAGTTCCTCATCTTCTAGTTTACATGCTGGATCACCCATTAGATGA